One genomic region from Haloprofundus salinisoli encodes:
- a CDS encoding translation initiation factor IF-2 subunit gamma, which produces MVTKTQQPEVNIGLVGHVDHGKTTLVQALSGSWTDQHSEEMKRGISIRLGYADATFRRCPGMDEPECYTVEEECENGEPSEPIRTVSFVDAPGHETLMATMLSGAALMDGAVLVVSATEDVPQAQTEEHLMALDIIGIENVVIAQNKVDLVDRDRAVENYEQIKEFVEGTVAEDAPIVPVSAQQGVNLDLLIDAIEREIPTPERSSNDDARMFVARSFDINRPGTTWDNLSGGVVGGSLVDGTLSVDDEIELRPGREVEEGGQSEWQPISTTVRSLQAGSQMLDTATPGGLLGVGTGLDPSLTKGDALAGQVAGTPGTLPPTREAFEMEVDLLERVVGGDDEIDEISTGEPLMLTVGTATTVGAVTSAREGECEVSLKRPVCAAAGAKIAINRRVGARWRLIGIGTLVE; this is translated from the coding sequence ATGGTGACGAAAACACAACAACCGGAGGTGAACATCGGACTCGTCGGCCACGTCGACCACGGGAAAACGACGCTGGTGCAGGCGCTCAGCGGGTCGTGGACCGACCAGCACTCGGAGGAGATGAAGCGCGGTATCTCCATCCGTCTGGGCTACGCCGACGCGACGTTCCGACGCTGTCCGGGAATGGACGAACCGGAGTGTTACACGGTCGAAGAGGAGTGCGAGAACGGCGAACCGAGCGAACCGATTCGCACGGTGTCGTTCGTCGACGCACCCGGCCACGAGACGCTGATGGCGACGATGCTCTCGGGCGCGGCGCTGATGGACGGGGCGGTGCTCGTCGTGAGCGCCACCGAGGACGTCCCGCAGGCGCAGACCGAAGAACATCTGATGGCGCTCGATATCATCGGCATCGAGAACGTCGTCATCGCACAGAACAAGGTCGACCTCGTCGACCGCGACCGCGCGGTCGAGAACTACGAACAGATCAAGGAGTTCGTCGAGGGCACCGTCGCCGAGGACGCGCCCATCGTCCCGGTGAGCGCCCAGCAGGGCGTCAATCTCGACCTGCTCATCGACGCCATCGAGCGCGAGATTCCGACGCCCGAGCGCTCGTCGAACGACGACGCGCGGATGTTCGTCGCGCGCAGTTTCGACATCAACCGACCGGGGACGACGTGGGATAACCTCTCCGGCGGCGTCGTCGGCGGTAGCCTCGTCGACGGGACGCTGAGCGTCGACGACGAGATCGAGCTGCGCCCCGGCCGCGAGGTCGAAGAGGGCGGCCAGTCGGAGTGGCAACCCATCTCGACGACGGTCCGGTCGCTGCAGGCGGGCAGCCAGATGCTCGACACGGCGACGCCGGGCGGTCTGCTCGGCGTCGGCACCGGTCTCGACCCGAGTCTCACGAAGGGCGACGCGCTGGCCGGACAGGTCGCCGGGACGCCCGGCACCCTCCCGCCGACCCGCGAGGCGTTCGAGATGGAGGTCGACCTGCTCGAACGCGTCGTCGGCGGCGACGACGAGATCGACGAGATTTCGACGGGCGAACCGCTGATGCTGACCGTCGGCACGGCGACGACCGTCGGCGCGGTGACGAGCGCCCGCGAGGGCGAGTGCGAGGTGTCGCTGAAGCGCCCCGTCTGCGCGGCCGCCGGCGCGAAGATAGCCATCAACCGCCGCGTCGGCGCGCGCTGGCGACTCATCGGCATCGGAACGCTCGTCGAATAA
- a CDS encoding MBL fold metallo-hydrolase produces the protein MRVTLLGTGDTTGTPTVGCDCDTCRTARERGVERSRFSVHVENEQTGESLLVDASPDFRSQFLSHDVPLPDVMVITHIHFDHLDGLGNAYRIFDDLPVYAADETDPKTGESVAETVRSKFDYLDRITVHAATPFEPFRVCGFDVTLVPVDHPPLLCYGLVVSDPETDAKLSLSGDTNYDISEDSRAALADPDLFLADALVPASLCEHHPAGGRHRDDEGVPRTFGHKHMTREGALSMAEELNAKMTRLVHTSHFYPVDEAFEEPLAADGEQYDL, from the coding sequence ATGCGCGTCACCCTCCTCGGAACCGGTGACACGACGGGCACGCCTACCGTCGGGTGCGACTGCGACACCTGCCGGACGGCGCGCGAGCGAGGCGTCGAACGCTCGCGCTTTTCGGTCCACGTCGAGAACGAGCAGACCGGCGAGTCGCTTCTGGTCGACGCCAGTCCCGACTTCCGCAGCCAGTTTCTCTCCCACGACGTGCCGCTGCCCGACGTGATGGTCATCACCCACATCCACTTCGACCACCTCGACGGCCTCGGCAACGCCTACCGAATCTTCGACGACCTTCCGGTGTACGCCGCCGACGAGACGGACCCGAAGACGGGCGAGAGCGTCGCCGAGACGGTTCGCTCGAAGTTCGACTACCTCGACCGCATCACCGTCCACGCGGCGACGCCGTTCGAACCGTTTCGCGTCTGCGGTTTCGACGTGACGCTCGTCCCCGTCGACCATCCGCCGCTGCTCTGCTACGGCCTCGTCGTCTCCGACCCCGAGACGGACGCGAAACTGTCGCTGTCGGGCGACACGAACTACGATATCTCCGAGGACTCCCGGGCGGCGCTCGCCGACCCGGACCTGTTTCTCGCCGACGCCCTCGTCCCGGCGTCGCTCTGCGAGCACCACCCGGCGGGCGGCCGTCACCGCGACGACGAGGGCGTCCCGCGAACTTTCGGTCACAAACACATGACCCGCGAGGGCGCGCTCTCGATGGCCGAGGAGCTGAACGCGAAGATGACCCGGTTGGTCCACACGTCGCACTTCTACCCCGTCGACGAGGCGTTCGAGGAGCCGTTGGCGGCGGACGGCGAGCAGTACGACCTCTGA
- a CDS encoding ATP-binding protein: MSTPALEVVEFLLTAHVYNENRELDENDLPPRYRRVFWAERDGDAADTDSAEVEPLGGVDRPLSVTETDARTATGVERPWEAVSDLLFTDRTEFSGTLSFTQPEMALEWYLKRADRERLVTNPTLAFAAEDRDDIDVTREEAREQNRPIHADRVWIDSLLEAYFDTDDEEGDAEMLDLVHVRAPEEIEMTLDDLVLTADQEGEIGKIVKAIEHRDYLAEIGLREIGKLLFVGPPGTGKTTVSRALAHELGLPFVEVKLSMITSQYLGETAKNVEKTFEVAKRLSPCILFIDEFDSVAKTRRSDEHAALKRAVNTLLKSIDDISLIRDDVLLIGATNHPDQLDAAAWRRFDEIVNFPKPDRQMRADILRVITQRMEIAEFDPESVADRTEGLTGSDLRLVLREAVLEALTEERMSLTQEDILDAVADFEERDNLKNMDMMDPDSDSLIAGNAGSADASDHGHDHDHAHDHQH; the protein is encoded by the coding sequence ATGAGTACCCCGGCTCTCGAAGTCGTCGAATTCCTTCTCACGGCTCACGTCTACAACGAAAACCGGGAGTTGGACGAGAACGACCTCCCGCCGCGCTATCGGCGCGTCTTCTGGGCCGAGCGCGACGGGGACGCCGCCGACACCGACTCCGCCGAGGTCGAACCGCTCGGCGGCGTCGACCGCCCGCTCTCGGTCACCGAAACCGACGCCCGGACGGCTACCGGCGTCGAACGTCCCTGGGAGGCGGTTTCGGACCTGTTGTTCACCGACCGGACGGAGTTCTCCGGCACGCTCTCGTTCACCCAACCGGAGATGGCGCTGGAGTGGTATCTCAAGCGCGCCGACCGCGAGCGCCTCGTGACGAATCCGACGCTGGCGTTCGCCGCCGAGGACCGCGACGACATCGACGTGACGCGAGAGGAAGCCCGCGAGCAGAACCGCCCCATCCACGCCGACCGCGTCTGGATCGACAGCCTCCTGGAAGCGTACTTCGACACCGACGACGAGGAAGGCGACGCCGAGATGCTCGACCTCGTCCACGTCCGCGCGCCCGAGGAGATCGAGATGACGCTCGACGACCTCGTGCTCACCGCCGACCAGGAGGGCGAGATCGGCAAGATCGTCAAAGCCATCGAACACCGCGACTACCTCGCCGAAATCGGCCTACGCGAGATCGGGAAACTGCTGTTCGTCGGCCCACCCGGGACCGGCAAGACGACGGTCTCGCGCGCGCTCGCCCACGAACTCGGCCTCCCGTTCGTCGAGGTCAAACTCTCGATGATCACCTCGCAGTATCTCGGCGAGACGGCCAAGAACGTCGAGAAGACGTTCGAGGTGGCGAAGCGGCTCTCCCCGTGTATCCTCTTCATCGACGAGTTCGACTCCGTCGCCAAAACGCGCCGCTCGGACGAGCACGCGGCGCTGAAGCGCGCGGTCAACACGCTGCTGAAGAGCATCGACGACATCTCGCTCATCCGCGACGACGTGTTGCTCATCGGGGCGACGAACCACCCCGACCAGCTCGACGCGGCGGCGTGGCGGCGCTTCGACGAAATCGTCAACTTCCCCAAACCCGACCGGCAGATGCGCGCGGACATCCTCCGCGTCATCACCCAGCGGATGGAGATCGCGGAGTTCGACCCCGAGTCGGTCGCCGACCGGACCGAGGGCCTCACCGGCAGCGACCTCCGGCTCGTCCTCCGCGAAGCCGTCCTCGAGGCGCTGACCGAAGAGCGGATGTCGCTCACCCAGGAGGATATCCTCGACGCCGTCGCCGACTTCGAAGAGCGCGACAACCTGAAGAACATGGACATGATGGACCCCGACTCCGACTCGCTCATCGCGGGCAACGCCGGGTCGGCGGACGCCTCCGACCACGGTCACGACCACGACCACGCACACGACCACCAGCACTGA
- a CDS encoding DUF188 domain-containing protein, producing MDTNALMMPVELDVRVFDELDRLFGLGTVDLVVPETVVAELEKLSAGNGEESVAASVGADLAADRCRTVETEATYADDALVELGARGDCEYVVTNDHPLRDRLLERGVRVIGLRGRNTLSITEP from the coding sequence ATGGACACTAACGCGCTCATGATGCCCGTCGAACTCGACGTCCGCGTCTTCGACGAACTCGACCGACTGTTCGGTCTCGGGACCGTCGATCTCGTCGTCCCCGAGACCGTCGTCGCCGAGTTGGAGAAGCTCTCGGCGGGCAACGGCGAGGAGAGCGTCGCGGCGAGCGTCGGTGCGGACCTGGCGGCCGACCGCTGTCGGACAGTCGAGACCGAGGCGACGTACGCCGACGACGCACTGGTCGAACTCGGCGCGCGCGGCGACTGTGAGTACGTCGTCACGAACGACCACCCCCTGCGCGACCGCCTGCTCGAACGCGGCGTTCGAGTAATCGGTTTAAGGGGTCGGAACACACTGAGTATCACAGAACCATAA
- a CDS encoding GTP-dependent dephospho-CoA kinase family protein, with product MLRLPDELRGAFKEPLGPVYTDSERLLSETAGPIVAVGDVVTYHLRTADRDPDVAVIDGKTKREAVGDEIRRVLSGDNPRIEVENPAATLSEELLAALRDAVESDENTVVVVTEGEEDMATLPAILVAPVGSLVVYGQPDEGMVGVAVTPETKADARELMTQLAGDTDAAFETLGV from the coding sequence ATGTTGCGGCTCCCCGACGAACTCCGGGGAGCGTTCAAAGAGCCGCTGGGCCCCGTCTACACCGACAGCGAGCGACTGCTCTCCGAAACTGCGGGCCCGATCGTCGCCGTCGGTGACGTCGTCACCTACCACCTCCGGACCGCCGACCGCGACCCCGACGTGGCCGTCATCGACGGGAAGACGAAGCGCGAAGCAGTCGGCGACGAGATTCGCCGCGTCCTCTCGGGCGACAACCCGCGCATCGAAGTCGAGAACCCCGCGGCGACCCTCTCCGAGGAACTGCTCGCCGCCCTCCGCGACGCCGTCGAGAGCGACGAGAACACCGTCGTCGTCGTCACAGAGGGCGAGGAGGATATGGCGACGCTTCCCGCGATTCTGGTCGCTCCCGTGGGTTCGCTCGTCGTCTACGGCCAACCCGACGAGGGGATGGTCGGTGTGGCCGTCACTCCGGAGACGAAAGCCGACGCGCGCGAGCTGATGACGCAGTTGGCGGGCGACACGGACGCGGCGTTCGAGACGCTCGGCGTCTGA
- a CDS encoding DUF5808 domain-containing protein: MADKPETGELFGVPYNFERPSAGRMLSSYWQPGDRMLVKKPFGVGYTLNLANWRSWVVLLVAAVLVFQERKSREEAEYEDDGPVEVVVDDD, from the coding sequence ATGGCGGACAAACCAGAAACCGGCGAACTGTTCGGCGTCCCGTACAACTTCGAACGTCCGAGCGCCGGTCGGATGCTGTCCTCGTACTGGCAACCCGGCGACCGGATGCTCGTGAAGAAACCGTTCGGCGTCGGCTACACGCTCAACCTCGCCAACTGGCGCTCGTGGGTCGTTCTCCTCGTCGCGGCGGTGCTGGTCTTCCAGGAGCGCAAGAGCCGCGAAGAAGCCGAGTACGAAGACGATGGGCCGGTCGAAGTCGTCGTCGACGACGACTGA
- a CDS encoding 30S ribosomal protein S24e: MEIEIIEEEENPMLHRTDVRFTMTHDEATPSRLSVRDSLAAKLDKNSDEVVVHELDTKFGMRKTAGYAKVYESSDFARDVEQEYMLERNKITADDADAEAEEA; this comes from the coding sequence ATGGAAATCGAAATCATCGAAGAGGAGGAGAACCCGATGTTGCACCGGACGGACGTTCGATTCACGATGACGCACGACGAGGCGACGCCCTCGCGTCTCTCGGTCCGCGACAGCCTCGCGGCGAAACTCGACAAGAACTCCGACGAAGTCGTCGTCCACGAACTCGACACGAAGTTCGGCATGCGCAAGACCGCCGGCTACGCGAAAGTGTACGAGAGCTCCGATTTCGCCCGCGACGTCGAGCAGGAGTACATGCTCGAACGCAACAAGATCACCGCCGACGACGCCGACGCGGAAGCCGAGGAAGCGTAA
- a CDS encoding DNA-directed RNA polymerase, whose translation MYKRVRLKDTVEVPPRHLADVTPERVKRLLQDKLEGRMDEDVGSVVSIAEVKDIGDGSVLPNRPGVYYEAEFDAITYDPHMQEVVDGIVVEVVEFGAFVGIGPVDGLLHVSQISDEYLAYDGENQQLASTESSDTLGVGDSVRVRIVTKSIDERNPRDSKIGLTAKQPGLGKHGWLQVEREERQATTEGN comes from the coding sequence ATGTACAAGAGGGTACGACTCAAGGACACGGTCGAGGTGCCCCCGCGGCACCTCGCCGACGTGACGCCCGAACGGGTGAAGCGTCTGCTACAGGATAAGTTGGAAGGACGGATGGACGAGGACGTCGGTAGCGTCGTCAGCATCGCCGAGGTGAAAGACATCGGCGACGGCTCGGTACTCCCGAACCGCCCGGGCGTCTACTACGAGGCGGAGTTCGACGCCATAACGTACGACCCGCACATGCAGGAAGTCGTCGACGGGATCGTCGTCGAGGTCGTCGAGTTCGGCGCGTTCGTCGGTATCGGACCGGTCGACGGCCTGCTGCACGTCTCGCAGATTTCGGACGAGTATCTCGCCTACGACGGCGAGAACCAGCAGTTGGCCTCGACGGAGTCCTCGGACACGCTCGGCGTCGGCGACTCCGTTCGCGTCCGCATCGTCACCAAGAGCATCGACGAGCGCAACCCGCGCGACTCGAAGATCGGTCTCACGGCGAAACAGCCCGGACTCGGCAAGCACGGTTGGCTCCAGGTCGAGCGAGAGGAACGACAGGCCACGACGGAGGGTAACTGA
- a CDS encoding DUF5787 family protein gives MQEFGFELALCASLEEATDSLVARQLGAAVASPGSRIVDTVLVEPGPGFAARTRITPYSIPALAIESDVGVGRATYWKDAFDCHPETARGVTDRAVELGFFESERRGSRRYVRRTTRYPENWFSRLVGIENKPDLSRPGDLERQLRVDVSLALFDEVILATESYVTRAHLNRIPEEVGVWRFDPDTGEREVVREAATLPVADPGVELLDERPLRTDVAIVGTGEKARKRRRIAERAYGKGWRNYELPPCARMNPTDDGRPRCEHFGCVVDPGSDCGESCPGFEESEGSELELDAIRAGRSSWVREPSGVARRQSGLDQFG, from the coding sequence GTGCAGGAGTTCGGGTTCGAGTTGGCCCTCTGTGCGTCTCTCGAAGAGGCGACCGACTCGCTCGTCGCCCGCCAGCTCGGGGCAGCCGTCGCCTCGCCGGGCAGCCGCATCGTCGACACCGTTCTCGTCGAACCCGGCCCGGGGTTCGCCGCCCGCACGCGAATCACCCCGTACTCCATCCCCGCGCTCGCAATCGAGAGCGACGTAGGCGTCGGCCGCGCGACCTACTGGAAGGACGCCTTCGACTGCCATCCCGAGACGGCCCGCGGCGTTACCGACCGCGCCGTCGAGCTCGGCTTCTTCGAGTCCGAACGCCGCGGGAGCCGACGATACGTCCGCCGGACGACGCGCTACCCCGAAAACTGGTTCTCCCGCTTGGTCGGCATCGAGAACAAGCCCGACCTCTCGCGGCCGGGCGACCTCGAGCGCCAACTCAGGGTCGATGTGAGTCTCGCGCTGTTCGACGAGGTGATTCTCGCCACCGAGAGCTACGTCACCCGCGCGCACCTGAACCGCATCCCCGAGGAGGTCGGCGTCTGGCGCTTCGACCCCGACACCGGCGAGCGTGAAGTCGTCCGCGAGGCAGCAACGTTGCCGGTCGCCGACCCCGGCGTCGAACTGCTCGACGAGCGGCCGCTTCGGACCGACGTGGCCATCGTCGGCACGGGCGAGAAAGCGCGGAAGCGGCGACGCATCGCCGAACGCGCCTACGGCAAGGGGTGGCGAAACTACGAGTTGCCGCCGTGTGCGCGGATGAACCCGACCGACGACGGACGACCCCGCTGCGAACATTTCGGGTGCGTCGTCGATCCCGGCAGCGACTGCGGCGAGTCGTGTCCGGGGTTCGAGGAAAGCGAGGGTTCGGAACTGGAGTTGGACGCGATTCGCGCCGGGCGGTCGTCGTGGGTACGGGAACCGTCGGGCGTCGCGCGACGACAGAGCGGGTTGGACCAGTTCGGATAG
- a CDS encoding DUF7384 family protein, with the protein MANGAGADEGPGTTECPEASPARVVADADVLAADLLVGSDSRRALDYLREHSWTTLVASDALLDDAETVVTALADADIAADWRAKIETLCEPTEHTDGDHPALGSAYHGGAMHLLTLDPRLQTAQAGATLQRRVSMSVRHPKAFATLFDAESLYREVVGGEYPGPDRDPRG; encoded by the coding sequence ATGGCTAACGGAGCCGGAGCGGACGAAGGGCCCGGGACGACCGAGTGCCCCGAGGCGTCTCCCGCCCGCGTCGTCGCCGACGCCGACGTGCTCGCGGCGGACCTTCTCGTCGGCAGTGACTCCCGACGGGCGCTCGACTACCTCCGCGAACACTCGTGGACGACGCTCGTCGCAAGCGACGCGCTGTTGGACGACGCCGAGACCGTCGTCACCGCGCTGGCAGATGCCGATATCGCCGCCGACTGGCGAGCGAAAATCGAGACGCTGTGCGAACCGACGGAGCACACCGACGGCGACCACCCGGCGCTGGGGTCGGCGTACCACGGCGGCGCGATGCATCTCCTGACGCTGGACCCGCGTCTGCAGACGGCGCAGGCGGGCGCGACGCTGCAGAGACGCGTCTCGATGAGCGTCCGTCACCCGAAGGCGTTCGCGACGCTGTTCGACGCCGAGAGCCTCTATCGGGAAGTCGTCGGCGGGGAGTATCCCGGCCCGGACCGCGACCCGCGAGGATAG
- the spt4 gene encoding transcription elongation factor subunit Spt4: MAKPRLACRECHYINQPDSQSCDRCGSSSLTEDWAGYVVVAHPEESEIAREMNVDEPGGYALKVR; encoded by the coding sequence ATGGCCAAACCCCGCCTCGCCTGCCGCGAGTGCCACTACATCAACCAACCGGACTCACAGAGCTGTGACCGCTGCGGGTCGTCGAGTCTCACCGAGGACTGGGCGGGGTACGTCGTCGTCGCCCACCCCGAAGAGAGCGAGATTGCCCGGGAGATGAACGTCGACGAACCCGGCGGCTACGCGCTGAAGGTCCGGTGA
- a CDS encoding bifunctional N(6)-L-threonylcarbamoyladenine synthase/serine/threonine protein kinase gives MHDTERDSTLIESDPYQPDSGGIHPREAAEHMSEAIPRVVETVLKRAEETSEGDGAPIDVDERSSSAQRATPVDAVAFSRGPGLGPCLRIVGTAARALAGALDVPLVGVNHMVAHLEIGRHQSGFDSPVCLNASGANAHLLGYHNGRYRVLGETMDTGVGNAIDKFTRHVGWTHPGGPKVERAAADGEYIDLPYTVKGMDFSFSGIMSAAKDASDEGEAVEDICFSLQEHVFGMLTEVAERALSLTGTDELVLGGGVGQNQRLREMLTSMCEERGAKFYAPDPRFLRDNAGMIAVLGAKMYAAGDTLEIEDSAIDPNFRPDQVPVTWRGETESVARVVDGDGAVRGAEATVEFDGDRVVKRRLPKAYRHPELDARLRRERTVAEARLTSEARRAGVPTPLVRDVDVRESTITFQRVGDADLAATLDPDAVADVGRHLAALHRVGIVHGDPTTRNVRVAERATAAGRTFLIDFGLGFHTGHVEDHAMDLHVFEQSIEGTAADPDPLLEAFETGYAADGDEDVLARLRGVESRGRYR, from the coding sequence CTGCACGATACCGAACGCGACTCCACTCTTATCGAATCCGATCCGTACCAACCCGATAGCGGCGGCATTCACCCGCGCGAGGCGGCCGAGCACATGAGCGAGGCCATCCCGCGCGTCGTCGAAACCGTTCTGAAGCGAGCCGAGGAGACCAGCGAGGGCGACGGCGCGCCGATCGATGTTGACGAGCGAAGCTCGTCGGCCCAACGGGCGACGCCCGTCGATGCGGTAGCGTTCTCGCGGGGCCCCGGCCTCGGTCCGTGTCTCCGCATCGTCGGCACCGCCGCGAGAGCGCTCGCCGGCGCGCTCGACGTGCCTCTGGTCGGCGTCAACCACATGGTCGCCCACCTCGAAATCGGCCGCCACCAGTCGGGGTTCGACTCGCCCGTGTGTCTCAACGCTTCGGGCGCGAACGCGCATCTCCTGGGCTATCACAACGGCCGCTACCGCGTCTTGGGCGAGACGATGGACACCGGCGTCGGCAACGCCATCGACAAGTTCACTCGACACGTCGGCTGGACCCACCCCGGCGGACCGAAGGTCGAACGGGCGGCCGCAGACGGCGAGTACATCGACCTTCCGTACACGGTGAAGGGGATGGACTTCTCCTTCTCGGGCATCATGAGCGCCGCCAAGGACGCCTCCGACGAGGGCGAGGCGGTCGAGGATATCTGCTTCTCGCTGCAGGAGCACGTCTTCGGCATGCTCACCGAGGTCGCCGAGCGCGCGCTCTCGCTCACCGGCACCGACGAACTCGTTCTCGGCGGCGGCGTCGGCCAGAATCAGCGTCTCAGGGAGATGCTGACATCGATGTGCGAGGAGCGCGGCGCGAAGTTCTACGCGCCCGACCCGCGCTTCCTCCGGGACAACGCCGGGATGATCGCCGTCCTGGGCGCGAAGATGTACGCCGCCGGCGACACCCTCGAGATAGAGGACTCCGCCATCGACCCGAACTTCCGACCCGACCAGGTGCCGGTGACGTGGCGCGGCGAGACGGAGTCGGTCGCCCGCGTCGTCGACGGCGACGGCGCCGTCAGGGGCGCGGAAGCGACCGTCGAGTTCGACGGCGACCGCGTCGTGAAGCGCCGCCTCCCGAAGGCGTACCGCCATCCGGAACTCGACGCGCGCCTCCGCCGCGAGCGGACGGTCGCGGAGGCGCGACTCACGAGCGAGGCGCGGCGGGCGGGCGTCCCGACGCCGCTGGTCCGCGACGTCGACGTGCGCGAGTCGACCATCACGTTCCAGCGCGTCGGCGATGCGGATCTCGCGGCGACGCTCGACCCCGACGCCGTCGCCGACGTGGGCCGACATCTCGCGGCGCTGCACCGCGTGGGAATCGTCCACGGCGACCCGACGACGCGAAACGTCCGGGTCGCCGAGAGGGCGACCGCGGCGGGCCGGACGTTCCTCATCGACTTCGGCCTCGGCTTTCACACCGGCCACGTCGAGGACCACGCGATGGACCTGCACGTCTTCGAGCAGAGCATCGAGGGGACCGCCGCCGACCCCGACCCGCTTCTGGAGGCGTTCGAGACGGGATACGCCGCCGACGGCGACGAAGACGTACTCGCACGGCTTCGAGGAGTCGAGTCGCGGGGACGCTACCGCTGA
- a CDS encoding non-canonical purine NTP pyrophosphatase, whose amino-acid sequence MLHYVTTNEGKVAEAASYLGESVGQVDFDYTEIQSDDLGRIAAHGAREAYRHTVASQTRRADGSAADVGDAVLVDDAGLFVDALGGFPGPYSSYAEDTLGVERVWRIAEKEENRKAAFRCVLAYCDGEPFAASPDPVDRDDRVAAAATGAERDAEETEPLPVKLFEGVVRGRLVAPRGEGGFGYDPIFEHDGKTMAEMSTEEKNAISHRGRALAKFGEWFAER is encoded by the coding sequence ATGCTCCACTACGTGACGACGAACGAGGGGAAAGTCGCAGAGGCGGCGTCGTACCTCGGCGAGTCGGTCGGCCAGGTCGACTTCGACTACACGGAGATCCAGAGCGACGATTTGGGACGCATCGCGGCACACGGCGCGCGCGAGGCGTACCGCCACACCGTCGCCTCACAGACGCGACGAGCAGACGGCTCCGCCGCCGACGTCGGCGACGCCGTCCTCGTCGACGACGCGGGGTTGTTCGTCGATGCCCTCGGCGGCTTCCCGGGGCCGTACTCCTCGTACGCCGAGGACACCCTCGGCGTCGAACGCGTCTGGCGAATCGCCGAAAAAGAGGAGAACCGAAAAGCGGCGTTTCGCTGCGTGCTCGCCTACTGCGACGGCGAACCGTTCGCCGCCTCGCCGGACCCGGTGGACCGCGACGACCGCGTCGCCGCTGCCGCGACGGGCGCGGAGCGCGACGCCGAGGAGACCGAACCGCTGCCGGTCAAGCTGTTCGAGGGCGTCGTCCGCGGCCGTCTCGTCGCCCCGCGCGGCGAGGGCGGGTTCGGTTACGACCCCATCTTCGAACACGACGGGAAGACGATGGCCGAGATGAGCACCGAGGAGAAAAACGCTATCTCGCACCGGGGTCGGGCGTTGGCGAAGTTCGGGGAGTGGTTTGCTGAGCGATAG